A part of Limihaloglobus sulfuriphilus genomic DNA contains:
- the plsX gene encoding phosphate acyltransferase PlsX, which yields MRIAVDAMGGDNAPDVNIEGALMAVDQIPDGDSIILIGDESVLKERIPSKYIESGKIQLVHASEVIGMDESPVIALRHKKDNSISVMAKLAANGEADAVVSAGNTGACVAACQLRMRNLPGVNRPGITIVMPTSGGPVAVCDVGANVSCKPINLYQYAVMSSLYMEMMHNIEKPRIGLISVGEEDSKGNEMVKKTRDLLRGDKRLNFIGNIEGHDLFKGVCDVAVCDGFVGNIILKVSEGLIANIVKVVKEEIQNCKSIIIKLLALKFKSAFKVMFKKYDYHEYGGAQLIGVNGTSIICHGSSVGRSICNAILAAEKLRNEHLNEKIVDFLEKSNYQGAANGQ from the coding sequence ATGCGTATTGCCGTTGACGCAATGGGAGGGGATAACGCCCCTGATGTCAATATAGAAGGCGCACTGATGGCCGTTGATCAGATTCCAGATGGGGATAGTATTATTCTTATTGGAGATGAATCTGTTCTCAAGGAAAGAATTCCTTCTAAGTATATTGAGTCAGGTAAGATACAACTTGTACACGCATCAGAAGTGATTGGCATGGACGAGTCCCCCGTTATTGCGCTGCGCCACAAGAAAGATAACTCGATTTCAGTCATGGCTAAACTTGCCGCAAACGGCGAGGCGGATGCGGTTGTGTCTGCGGGTAATACAGGCGCCTGTGTAGCGGCATGTCAGCTTCGTATGCGTAATCTGCCCGGTGTCAACCGGCCCGGAATTACGATTGTAATGCCAACCTCCGGCGGCCCTGTGGCTGTGTGCGATGTGGGGGCTAATGTTTCATGTAAACCCATAAACCTTTACCAGTATGCGGTTATGTCGAGTCTTTACATGGAGATGATGCATAACATTGAAAAGCCCCGAATAGGCCTTATAAGTGTCGGCGAAGAAGACAGCAAAGGCAACGAGATGGTAAAGAAAACACGAGATCTCTTACGCGGCGATAAACGGCTTAACTTTATAGGAAATATAGAGGGCCATGACCTGTTTAAAGGTGTCTGCGATGTTGCTGTTTGCGACGGGTTTGTCGGCAATATAATTTTGAAAGTCTCCGAGGGGCTTATAGCCAACATAGTAAAGGTTGTAAAAGAAGAGATACAAAACTGTAAGAGTATTATAATAAAACTCTTAGCACTCAAGTTTAAGAGTGCTTTTAAAGTCATGTTCAAAAAGTACGACTATCATGAGTACGGCGGCGCACAGCTTATCGGGGTTAATGGAACTTCGATTATCTGTCACGGTTCGAGTGTGGGCCGCAGTATCTGCAATGCAATATTAGCGGCAGAGAAATTGAGGAATGAACATCTCAACGAAAAAATAGTTGACTTCTTAGAGAAATCGAATTACCAGGGAGCTGCTAATGGGCAGTAA
- the rpmF gene encoding 50S ribosomal protein L32, with product MLPTKKTSKSRTRTRRAHHALKATNYSLCSQCGQSKLPHAACGNCGYHNSKISLDLSKNED from the coding sequence ATGCTTCCAACAAAAAAAACCAGTAAATCGCGTACTCGCACCCGCAGAGCACACCACGCTTTGAAGGCGACGAACTACTCTCTGTGCAGTCAGTGCGGCCAGTCAAAGCTGCCTCACGCTGCATGCGGTAACTGCGGCTATCACAACAGCAAAATAAGTCTGGATTTGAGTAAGAACGAAGACTAA
- a CDS encoding beta-ketoacyl-ACP synthase III, translating into MGSNNKIFGAYISGTGSFVPDKILTNADLSKMVDTSDEWITTRTGIKERRIANENETTAYLSIEACRNAMEMAGLGPEEIGAVIIGTITPEMVFPSTGCFVQQALGLKNAFAFDLQAACSGFLYSLSVAEAFVKMGKYNNILVLGAETLSTIVDYNERTSCILFGDGAGAAVVSRTDDTSKGVLYTNCGADGGGWESLYCKAYGSRYPVSRPLEDESDKFMKLQGREVYQLAVRTIVDEFNLCLKSHDLDKSQIKMIIPHQMNARIIESSSKRLGLSEDQVYINIAKYGNTSAASIPIALDECVRQGILTKGDYSILIAFGAGLTWASALIKF; encoded by the coding sequence ATGGGCAGTAATAATAAAATTTTTGGTGCATATATAAGCGGCACAGGCTCATTTGTGCCGGATAAAATTCTAACAAATGCCGACCTTTCTAAAATGGTTGACACCAGTGATGAGTGGATTACCACACGAACCGGCATAAAAGAACGCCGCATTGCGAATGAAAATGAAACAACTGCGTACCTTTCTATCGAGGCGTGCCGCAACGCCATGGAGATGGCAGGGCTCGGGCCGGAAGAAATCGGAGCTGTTATAATAGGCACAATAACGCCGGAGATGGTTTTTCCCTCAACCGGTTGTTTTGTTCAGCAGGCGCTGGGGCTGAAAAATGCCTTTGCATTCGACCTCCAGGCCGCATGCAGCGGGTTCCTGTATTCGCTCAGTGTTGCAGAGGCGTTTGTTAAGATGGGTAAGTATAACAATATACTTGTCTTAGGCGCTGAAACCCTGAGCACGATTGTTGATTATAATGAACGTACCTCCTGTATTTTATTTGGCGATGGTGCCGGAGCTGCGGTTGTCAGCCGCACTGATGATACATCAAAGGGCGTCCTTTATACAAACTGCGGAGCTGACGGCGGCGGCTGGGAGTCGCTCTATTGCAAGGCCTACGGCTCACGATATCCGGTGAGCAGACCGCTCGAAGATGAAAGCGACAAGTTTATGAAGCTCCAGGGGCGTGAGGTTTACCAGCTCGCGGTGCGGACTATAGTAGATGAGTTTAATCTCTGTCTAAAGTCGCATGACCTTGATAAAAGCCAGATAAAAATGATAATCCCCCATCAAATGAACGCCAGGATTATAGAGTCATCGTCAAAGCGGCTGGGGCTTAGCGAAGATCAGGTTTATATCAATATCGCCAAATACGGAAACACCTCAGCTGCGTCTATTCCGATCGCCCTGGATGAGTGCGTCCGTCAGGGGATTCTTACAAAGGGTGATTACTCGATACTTATAGCATTCGGTGCCGGCCTTACGTGGGCTTCGGCTCTTATAAAATTTTAA